The Delphinus delphis chromosome 2, mDelDel1.2, whole genome shotgun sequence genome contains a region encoding:
- the PLCB2 gene encoding 1-phosphatidylinositol 4,5-bisphosphate phosphodiesterase beta-2 isoform X2: MSLLNPVLQPPGVKAYLSQGERFIRWDDETTIASPVILRVDPKGYYLYWTYQNKEMEFLDITSIRDTRFGKFAKMPKSQKLRDVFNMDFPDNNFLLKTLTVVSGPDMVDLTFHNFVSYKENVGKDWAEDVLALAKHPLMANASRSTFLDKSLVKLKMQLNPEGKIPVKNFFQMFPADRKRVEAALSACHLPKGKNDAINPEDFPESVYKSFLMSLCPRPEIDEIFTSYHAKAKPYMTKEHLAKFINQKQRDSRLNSLLFPLARPDQVQGLIDKYEPRGINVQRGQLSPEGMVWLLCGPENSVLAQDKLLLHHDMTQPLNHYFINSSHNTYLTAGQFSGLSSAEMYRQVLLAGCRCVELDCWKGKPPDEEPIITHGFTMTTDIYFKEAIEAIAESAFKTSPYPVILSFENHVDSPRQQAKMAEYCRTIFGDMLLTEPLEKFPLKPGIPLPSPEDLRGKILIKNKKNQFSGPPAPSQEPGGEAEGSGPPNVSVGEDTAWAGEEGAELEEEEVEEEEEESGNLDEEGMKKMQSDEGTAGLEVTAYKEMSSLVNYVQPTKFISFESSAQKNRSYVISSFTELKAYDLLSKSSVQFVDYNKRQMSRIYPKGTRMDSSNYMPQMFWNAGCQMVALNFQTMDLPMQQNMALFEFNGQSGYLLKHEFMRRLDKQFNPFSVDRIDVVVATTLSITVISGQFLSERSVRTYVEVELFGLPGDPKRRYRTKLSPSTNSINPVWKEEPFVFEKILMPELASLRVAVMEDGNKFLGHRIIPINALNSGYHHLCLHSESNMPLTMPALFVFLEMKDYVPDTWADLTVALANPIKFFSAHDKKSVKLKEAMGGLPENPFPLGSPVARQVNGASALPSNGSAAAQAKAREEATKDAAEPRTASLEELRELKSVVKLQRRHEKELRELERRGARRWEELLQRGAAQRAELRPPGAGGGGEGRGRKLGPGKGSRKNRTPPGEDPAGSAPAEGPEGAGAHLRELRDRLELELLQQGEEQCECVWRCRAQQVAEQMTKMMELAREKQAAELKTLKETLETDTKEVKKKLEAKRLDRIQAMMKVTTDKMAQERLKREINNSHIQEVVQVLKQMTENLERHQEKLEEKQAACLEQIREMEKQFQQEALAQYEAKMKGLEVEVKESVRTCLRACLPSAEEDKPERPCRVSRELCEQDALTEKTDAEETLL, encoded by the exons ATGTCTCTGCTTAACCCTGTCCTGCAACCCCCCGGGGTGAAGGCCTATCTGAGCCAAGGGGAGCGCTTCATCAGATGGGATGAT GAAACAACAATAGCCTCCCCGGTTATCCTCCGTGTGGATCCCAAGGGCTACTACTTGTACTGGACGTATCAGAATAAG GAGATGGAGTTTCTGGATATCACCAGCATCCGGGACACCCGCTTTGGGAAGTTTGCCAAGATGCCCAAG AGCCAGAAGCTCCGGGATGTCTTCAACATGGACTTTCCTGACAACAACTTCCTGCTGAAGACGCTCACCGTGGTGTCTGGCCCCGACATGGTGGACCTCACCTTCCATAACTTCGTCTCCTACAAAGAGAACGTGGGCAAG GACTGGGCTGAAGATGTCCTGGCTCTGGCCAAGCACCCGCTGATGGCCAACGCCTCCCGCAGCACCTTCCTGGACAAGAG CCTGGTGAAACTCAAGATGCAGCTCAACCCTGAAGGAAAGATTCCTGTGAAGAA tTTTTTCCAGATGTTTCCTGCTGACCGCAAGCGGGTGGAAGCTGCCCTCAGCGCCTgccacctcccaaaaggcaag AATGATGCCATCAATCCCGAGGACTTCCCAGAATCCGTCTACAAGAGTTTCCTCATGAGCCTTTGTCCTCGGCCAGAAATAGATGAGATCTTCACTTCCTA CCACGCCAAGGCCAAACCCTACATGACTAAGGAGCACCTGGCCAAATTCATCAACCAGAAACAGCGGGACTCCAGGCTCAACTCCCTGCTGTTCCCGCTTGCGCGGCCTGACCAGGTGCAGGGCCTCATCGACAAGTACGAGCCCAGAGGCATCAACGTGCAGAGGG GCCAGCTGTCCCCCGAGGGCATGGTATGGTTACTCTGTGGGCCAGAGAACAGCGTGCTGGCCCAGGACAAGTTGCTGCTGCACCACGACATGACGCAGCCGCTCAACCACTACTTCATCAACTCCTCCCACAACACCTACCTGACAG CTGGCCAGTTCTCAGGCCTCTCCTCTGCCGAGATGTACCGCCAGGTGCTGCTGGCGGGCTGCCGCTGCGTAGAGCTGGACTGCTGGAAGGGGAAGCCCCCTGACGAGGAGCCCATTATCACCCACGGCTTCACCATGACCACAGACATCTATTTCAAG gaagcaaTTGAAGCTATTGCAGAAAGTGCCTTTAAGACCTCCCCTTATCCGGTCATCCTGTCGTTTGAAAACCACGTGGACTC ACCCCGCCAACAGGCTAAGATGGCCGAGTACTGCCGAACGATATTTGGGGATATGCTGCTCACAGAGCCACTGGAAAAGTTCCCA CTGAAACCAGGCatccccctgcccagccctgagGATCTCCGAGGCAAGATCCTCATCAAGAACAAGAAGAACCAGTTTTCtggtcccccagcccccagccaggaGCCGGGTGGGGAGGCTGAGGGGAGCGGCCCACCCAATGTCTCTGTGGGTGAGGACACAG CGTGGGCTGGTGAGGAAGGGGctgagctggaggaggaggaggtggaagaggaagaggaggagtcGGGAAACCTGGATGAAGAAGGGATGAAGAAGATGCAGTCAGATGAG GGCACAGCGGGCCTGGAGGTGACGGCTTACAAGGAGATGTCCAGCCTAGTCAATTACGTCCAACCCACCAAGTTCATCTCCTTCGAGTCCTCTGCCC AGAAGAACCGAAGTTATgtcatttcctccttcacggAGCTCAAGGCTTACGACCTGCTCTCCAAGTCCTCAGTGCAGTTTGTGGA CTACAACAAGCGCCAGATGAGCCGCATCTACCCCAAGGGCACCCGCATGGACTCCTCCAACTACATGCCCCAGATGTTCTGGAATGCTGGTTGCCAGATGGTTGCCCTCAACTTCCAGACGATGG ACCTGCCCATGCAGCAGAACATGGCGCTCTTTGAGTTCAACGGGCAGAGTGGCTACCTCCTCAAGCATGAGTTCATGCGCCGGTTGGACAAGCAGTTCAACCCCTTCTCAGTGGACCGCATCGACGTGGTGGTAGCCACCACCCTTTCCATTACG GTGATCTCTGGGCAGTTCCTGTCAGAACGCAGTGTGCGCACCTATGTGGAAGTGGAGCTGTTTGGCCTTCCTGGGGACCCCAAGAGGCGCTATCGCACCAAGCTGTCACCCAGTACCAATTCCATCAATCCTGTCTGGAAGGAGGAGCCCTTTGTCTTTGAAAAG ATCTTGATGCCTGAGCTGGCCTCCCTCAGGGTGGCTGTGATGGAGGACGGCAACAAGTTTCTTGGACACCGCATCATCCCCATCAATGCCCTGAATTCTG GATACCACCACCTGTGCTTGCACAGCGAGAGCAACATGCCGCTCACCATGCCTGCACTCTTTGTCTTCCTGGAGATGAAGGACTATGTGCCTGACACCTGGGCAG ATCTCACGGTGGCCCTCGCCAATCCCATCAAGTTCTTCAGTGCTCATGATAAGAAGTCTGTGAAGCTCAAGGAAGCCATGGGAGGCCTGCCTGAG AATCCCTTCCCTCTCGGGAGTCCAGTTGCCCGCCAGGTCAATGGGGCATCAGCTTTACCGAGCAACGGGTCAGCAG CAGCCCAGGCCAAGGCCAGGGAGGAGGCCACGAAAGACGCTGCGG AGCCGCGGACCGCTAGCCTGGAGGAGCTGCGGGAGCTGAAGAGCGTCGTGAAGCTGCAGCGGCGGCACGAGAAGGAGCTGCGGGAGCTGGAGCGGCGCGGCGCGCGGCGCTGGGAGGAGCTGCTGCAGAGGGGCGCGGCGCAGCGGGCCGAGCTCCGGCCGCCGGGCGCTGGGGGCGGCGGCGAGGGCCGGGGCCGCAAGCTCGGCCCGGGGAAAGGCTCCCGCAAAAACAG GACCCCGCCGGGCGAGGACCCCGCCGGGTCGGCGCCGGCCGAAGGCCCCGAGGGCGCGGGCGCGCATCTGCGAGAGCTGAGGGAcaggctggagctggagctgctgcAGCAGGGCGAGGAGCAGTGCGAGTGTGTCTGGAGGTGCAGGGCGCAGCAAGTGGCCGAG cAAATGACCAAGATGATGGAGCTGGCCAGAGAGAAACAGGCTGCAGAGCTGAAGACCCTCAAGGAGACTTTGGAGAC TGACACCAAAGAGGTGAAGAAAAAGCTGGAGGCCAAGAGGCTGGATCGGATCCAGGCCATGATGAAGGTCACCACAGACAAGATGGCTCAGGAGAG GTTGAAGAGAGAGATTAACAACTCCCACATCCAGGAGGTGGTGCAGGTCCTCAAGCAG ATGACGGAGAACCTGGAGAGGCACCAGGAGAAGCTGGAAGAGAAGCAGGCAGCCTGCCTGGAACAGATCCGGGAGATGGAAAAGCAg TTCCAGCAGGAGGCGCTGGCACAGTACGAGGCCAAGATGAAGGGCCTGGAGGTGGAAGTGAAGGAGTCGGTGAGGACCTGCCTCAGGGCCTGCTTGCCCTCTGCGGAGGAGGACAAGCCTGAGAGGCCCTGCAGGGTCTCCAGGGAGCTGTGTGAGCAGGATGCACTCACAGAGAAGACAGACGCCGAGGAGACCCTCCTCTGA
- the PLCB2 gene encoding 1-phosphatidylinositol 4,5-bisphosphate phosphodiesterase beta-2 isoform X1 produces the protein MSLLNPVLQPPGVKAYLSQGERFIRWDDETTIASPVILRVDPKGYYLYWTYQNKEMEFLDITSIRDTRFGKFAKMPKSQKLRDVFNMDFPDNNFLLKTLTVVSGPDMVDLTFHNFVSYKENVGKDWAEDVLALAKHPLMANASRSTFLDKSLVKLKMQLNPEGKIPVKNFFQMFPADRKRVEAALSACHLPKGKNDAINPEDFPESVYKSFLMSLCPRPEIDEIFTSYHAKAKPYMTKEHLAKFINQKQRDSRLNSLLFPLARPDQVQGLIDKYEPRGINVQRGQLSPEGMVWLLCGPENSVLAQDKLLLHHDMTQPLNHYFINSSHNTYLTAGQFSGLSSAEMYRQVLLAGCRCVELDCWKGKPPDEEPIITHGFTMTTDIYFKEAIEAIAESAFKTSPYPVILSFENHVDSPRQQAKMAEYCRTIFGDMLLTEPLEKFPLKPGIPLPSPEDLRGKILIKNKKNQFSGPPAPSQEPGGEAEGSGPPNVSVGEDTAWAGEEGAELEEEEVEEEEEESGNLDEEGMKKMQSDEGTAGLEVTAYKEMSSLVNYVQPTKFISFESSAQKNRSYVISSFTELKAYDLLSKSSVQFVDYNKRQMSRIYPKGTRMDSSNYMPQMFWNAGCQMVALNFQTMDLPMQQNMALFEFNGQSGYLLKHEFMRRLDKQFNPFSVDRIDVVVATTLSITVISGQFLSERSVRTYVEVELFGLPGDPKRRYRTKLSPSTNSINPVWKEEPFVFEKILMPELASLRVAVMEDGNKFLGHRIIPINALNSGYHHLCLHSESNMPLTMPALFVFLEMKDYVPDTWADLTVALANPIKFFSAHDKKSVKLKEAMGGLPENPFPLGSPVARQVNGASALPSNGSAAAQAKAREEATKDAAAEPRTASLEELRELKSVVKLQRRHEKELRELERRGARRWEELLQRGAAQRAELRPPGAGGGGEGRGRKLGPGKGSRKNRTPPGEDPAGSAPAEGPEGAGAHLRELRDRLELELLQQGEEQCECVWRCRAQQVAEQMTKMMELAREKQAAELKTLKETLETDTKEVKKKLEAKRLDRIQAMMKVTTDKMAQERLKREINNSHIQEVVQVLKQMTENLERHQEKLEEKQAACLEQIREMEKQFQQEALAQYEAKMKGLEVEVKESVRTCLRACLPSAEEDKPERPCRVSRELCEQDALTEKTDAEETLL, from the exons ATGTCTCTGCTTAACCCTGTCCTGCAACCCCCCGGGGTGAAGGCCTATCTGAGCCAAGGGGAGCGCTTCATCAGATGGGATGAT GAAACAACAATAGCCTCCCCGGTTATCCTCCGTGTGGATCCCAAGGGCTACTACTTGTACTGGACGTATCAGAATAAG GAGATGGAGTTTCTGGATATCACCAGCATCCGGGACACCCGCTTTGGGAAGTTTGCCAAGATGCCCAAG AGCCAGAAGCTCCGGGATGTCTTCAACATGGACTTTCCTGACAACAACTTCCTGCTGAAGACGCTCACCGTGGTGTCTGGCCCCGACATGGTGGACCTCACCTTCCATAACTTCGTCTCCTACAAAGAGAACGTGGGCAAG GACTGGGCTGAAGATGTCCTGGCTCTGGCCAAGCACCCGCTGATGGCCAACGCCTCCCGCAGCACCTTCCTGGACAAGAG CCTGGTGAAACTCAAGATGCAGCTCAACCCTGAAGGAAAGATTCCTGTGAAGAA tTTTTTCCAGATGTTTCCTGCTGACCGCAAGCGGGTGGAAGCTGCCCTCAGCGCCTgccacctcccaaaaggcaag AATGATGCCATCAATCCCGAGGACTTCCCAGAATCCGTCTACAAGAGTTTCCTCATGAGCCTTTGTCCTCGGCCAGAAATAGATGAGATCTTCACTTCCTA CCACGCCAAGGCCAAACCCTACATGACTAAGGAGCACCTGGCCAAATTCATCAACCAGAAACAGCGGGACTCCAGGCTCAACTCCCTGCTGTTCCCGCTTGCGCGGCCTGACCAGGTGCAGGGCCTCATCGACAAGTACGAGCCCAGAGGCATCAACGTGCAGAGGG GCCAGCTGTCCCCCGAGGGCATGGTATGGTTACTCTGTGGGCCAGAGAACAGCGTGCTGGCCCAGGACAAGTTGCTGCTGCACCACGACATGACGCAGCCGCTCAACCACTACTTCATCAACTCCTCCCACAACACCTACCTGACAG CTGGCCAGTTCTCAGGCCTCTCCTCTGCCGAGATGTACCGCCAGGTGCTGCTGGCGGGCTGCCGCTGCGTAGAGCTGGACTGCTGGAAGGGGAAGCCCCCTGACGAGGAGCCCATTATCACCCACGGCTTCACCATGACCACAGACATCTATTTCAAG gaagcaaTTGAAGCTATTGCAGAAAGTGCCTTTAAGACCTCCCCTTATCCGGTCATCCTGTCGTTTGAAAACCACGTGGACTC ACCCCGCCAACAGGCTAAGATGGCCGAGTACTGCCGAACGATATTTGGGGATATGCTGCTCACAGAGCCACTGGAAAAGTTCCCA CTGAAACCAGGCatccccctgcccagccctgagGATCTCCGAGGCAAGATCCTCATCAAGAACAAGAAGAACCAGTTTTCtggtcccccagcccccagccaggaGCCGGGTGGGGAGGCTGAGGGGAGCGGCCCACCCAATGTCTCTGTGGGTGAGGACACAG CGTGGGCTGGTGAGGAAGGGGctgagctggaggaggaggaggtggaagaggaagaggaggagtcGGGAAACCTGGATGAAGAAGGGATGAAGAAGATGCAGTCAGATGAG GGCACAGCGGGCCTGGAGGTGACGGCTTACAAGGAGATGTCCAGCCTAGTCAATTACGTCCAACCCACCAAGTTCATCTCCTTCGAGTCCTCTGCCC AGAAGAACCGAAGTTATgtcatttcctccttcacggAGCTCAAGGCTTACGACCTGCTCTCCAAGTCCTCAGTGCAGTTTGTGGA CTACAACAAGCGCCAGATGAGCCGCATCTACCCCAAGGGCACCCGCATGGACTCCTCCAACTACATGCCCCAGATGTTCTGGAATGCTGGTTGCCAGATGGTTGCCCTCAACTTCCAGACGATGG ACCTGCCCATGCAGCAGAACATGGCGCTCTTTGAGTTCAACGGGCAGAGTGGCTACCTCCTCAAGCATGAGTTCATGCGCCGGTTGGACAAGCAGTTCAACCCCTTCTCAGTGGACCGCATCGACGTGGTGGTAGCCACCACCCTTTCCATTACG GTGATCTCTGGGCAGTTCCTGTCAGAACGCAGTGTGCGCACCTATGTGGAAGTGGAGCTGTTTGGCCTTCCTGGGGACCCCAAGAGGCGCTATCGCACCAAGCTGTCACCCAGTACCAATTCCATCAATCCTGTCTGGAAGGAGGAGCCCTTTGTCTTTGAAAAG ATCTTGATGCCTGAGCTGGCCTCCCTCAGGGTGGCTGTGATGGAGGACGGCAACAAGTTTCTTGGACACCGCATCATCCCCATCAATGCCCTGAATTCTG GATACCACCACCTGTGCTTGCACAGCGAGAGCAACATGCCGCTCACCATGCCTGCACTCTTTGTCTTCCTGGAGATGAAGGACTATGTGCCTGACACCTGGGCAG ATCTCACGGTGGCCCTCGCCAATCCCATCAAGTTCTTCAGTGCTCATGATAAGAAGTCTGTGAAGCTCAAGGAAGCCATGGGAGGCCTGCCTGAG AATCCCTTCCCTCTCGGGAGTCCAGTTGCCCGCCAGGTCAATGGGGCATCAGCTTTACCGAGCAACGGGTCAGCAG CAGCCCAGGCCAAGGCCAGGGAGGAGGCCACGAAAGACGCTGCGG CAGAGCCGCGGACCGCTAGCCTGGAGGAGCTGCGGGAGCTGAAGAGCGTCGTGAAGCTGCAGCGGCGGCACGAGAAGGAGCTGCGGGAGCTGGAGCGGCGCGGCGCGCGGCGCTGGGAGGAGCTGCTGCAGAGGGGCGCGGCGCAGCGGGCCGAGCTCCGGCCGCCGGGCGCTGGGGGCGGCGGCGAGGGCCGGGGCCGCAAGCTCGGCCCGGGGAAAGGCTCCCGCAAAAACAG GACCCCGCCGGGCGAGGACCCCGCCGGGTCGGCGCCGGCCGAAGGCCCCGAGGGCGCGGGCGCGCATCTGCGAGAGCTGAGGGAcaggctggagctggagctgctgcAGCAGGGCGAGGAGCAGTGCGAGTGTGTCTGGAGGTGCAGGGCGCAGCAAGTGGCCGAG cAAATGACCAAGATGATGGAGCTGGCCAGAGAGAAACAGGCTGCAGAGCTGAAGACCCTCAAGGAGACTTTGGAGAC TGACACCAAAGAGGTGAAGAAAAAGCTGGAGGCCAAGAGGCTGGATCGGATCCAGGCCATGATGAAGGTCACCACAGACAAGATGGCTCAGGAGAG GTTGAAGAGAGAGATTAACAACTCCCACATCCAGGAGGTGGTGCAGGTCCTCAAGCAG ATGACGGAGAACCTGGAGAGGCACCAGGAGAAGCTGGAAGAGAAGCAGGCAGCCTGCCTGGAACAGATCCGGGAGATGGAAAAGCAg TTCCAGCAGGAGGCGCTGGCACAGTACGAGGCCAAGATGAAGGGCCTGGAGGTGGAAGTGAAGGAGTCGGTGAGGACCTGCCTCAGGGCCTGCTTGCCCTCTGCGGAGGAGGACAAGCCTGAGAGGCCCTGCAGGGTCTCCAGGGAGCTGTGTGAGCAGGATGCACTCACAGAGAAGACAGACGCCGAGGAGACCCTCCTCTGA
- the PLCB2 gene encoding 1-phosphatidylinositol 4,5-bisphosphate phosphodiesterase beta-2 isoform X3, which yields MEFLDITSIRDTRFGKFAKMPKSQKLRDVFNMDFPDNNFLLKTLTVVSGPDMVDLTFHNFVSYKENVGKDWAEDVLALAKHPLMANASRSTFLDKSLVKLKMQLNPEGKIPVKNFFQMFPADRKRVEAALSACHLPKGKNDAINPEDFPESVYKSFLMSLCPRPEIDEIFTSYHAKAKPYMTKEHLAKFINQKQRDSRLNSLLFPLARPDQVQGLIDKYEPRGINVQRGQLSPEGMVWLLCGPENSVLAQDKLLLHHDMTQPLNHYFINSSHNTYLTAGQFSGLSSAEMYRQVLLAGCRCVELDCWKGKPPDEEPIITHGFTMTTDIYFKEAIEAIAESAFKTSPYPVILSFENHVDSPRQQAKMAEYCRTIFGDMLLTEPLEKFPLKPGIPLPSPEDLRGKILIKNKKNQFSGPPAPSQEPGGEAEGSGPPNVSVGEDTAWAGEEGAELEEEEVEEEEEESGNLDEEGMKKMQSDEGTAGLEVTAYKEMSSLVNYVQPTKFISFESSAQKNRSYVISSFTELKAYDLLSKSSVQFVDYNKRQMSRIYPKGTRMDSSNYMPQMFWNAGCQMVALNFQTMDLPMQQNMALFEFNGQSGYLLKHEFMRRLDKQFNPFSVDRIDVVVATTLSITVISGQFLSERSVRTYVEVELFGLPGDPKRRYRTKLSPSTNSINPVWKEEPFVFEKILMPELASLRVAVMEDGNKFLGHRIIPINALNSGYHHLCLHSESNMPLTMPALFVFLEMKDYVPDTWADLTVALANPIKFFSAHDKKSVKLKEAMGGLPENPFPLGSPVARQVNGASALPSNGSAAAQAKAREEATKDAAAEPRTASLEELRELKSVVKLQRRHEKELRELERRGARRWEELLQRGAAQRAELRPPGAGGGGEGRGRKLGPGKGSRKNRTPPGEDPAGSAPAEGPEGAGAHLRELRDRLELELLQQGEEQCECVWRCRAQQVAEQMTKMMELAREKQAAELKTLKETLETDTKEVKKKLEAKRLDRIQAMMKVTTDKMAQERLKREINNSHIQEVVQVLKQMTENLERHQEKLEEKQAACLEQIREMEKQFQQEALAQYEAKMKGLEVEVKESVRTCLRACLPSAEEDKPERPCRVSRELCEQDALTEKTDAEETLL from the exons ATGGAGTTTCTGGATATCACCAGCATCCGGGACACCCGCTTTGGGAAGTTTGCCAAGATGCCCAAG AGCCAGAAGCTCCGGGATGTCTTCAACATGGACTTTCCTGACAACAACTTCCTGCTGAAGACGCTCACCGTGGTGTCTGGCCCCGACATGGTGGACCTCACCTTCCATAACTTCGTCTCCTACAAAGAGAACGTGGGCAAG GACTGGGCTGAAGATGTCCTGGCTCTGGCCAAGCACCCGCTGATGGCCAACGCCTCCCGCAGCACCTTCCTGGACAAGAG CCTGGTGAAACTCAAGATGCAGCTCAACCCTGAAGGAAAGATTCCTGTGAAGAA tTTTTTCCAGATGTTTCCTGCTGACCGCAAGCGGGTGGAAGCTGCCCTCAGCGCCTgccacctcccaaaaggcaag AATGATGCCATCAATCCCGAGGACTTCCCAGAATCCGTCTACAAGAGTTTCCTCATGAGCCTTTGTCCTCGGCCAGAAATAGATGAGATCTTCACTTCCTA CCACGCCAAGGCCAAACCCTACATGACTAAGGAGCACCTGGCCAAATTCATCAACCAGAAACAGCGGGACTCCAGGCTCAACTCCCTGCTGTTCCCGCTTGCGCGGCCTGACCAGGTGCAGGGCCTCATCGACAAGTACGAGCCCAGAGGCATCAACGTGCAGAGGG GCCAGCTGTCCCCCGAGGGCATGGTATGGTTACTCTGTGGGCCAGAGAACAGCGTGCTGGCCCAGGACAAGTTGCTGCTGCACCACGACATGACGCAGCCGCTCAACCACTACTTCATCAACTCCTCCCACAACACCTACCTGACAG CTGGCCAGTTCTCAGGCCTCTCCTCTGCCGAGATGTACCGCCAGGTGCTGCTGGCGGGCTGCCGCTGCGTAGAGCTGGACTGCTGGAAGGGGAAGCCCCCTGACGAGGAGCCCATTATCACCCACGGCTTCACCATGACCACAGACATCTATTTCAAG gaagcaaTTGAAGCTATTGCAGAAAGTGCCTTTAAGACCTCCCCTTATCCGGTCATCCTGTCGTTTGAAAACCACGTGGACTC ACCCCGCCAACAGGCTAAGATGGCCGAGTACTGCCGAACGATATTTGGGGATATGCTGCTCACAGAGCCACTGGAAAAGTTCCCA CTGAAACCAGGCatccccctgcccagccctgagGATCTCCGAGGCAAGATCCTCATCAAGAACAAGAAGAACCAGTTTTCtggtcccccagcccccagccaggaGCCGGGTGGGGAGGCTGAGGGGAGCGGCCCACCCAATGTCTCTGTGGGTGAGGACACAG CGTGGGCTGGTGAGGAAGGGGctgagctggaggaggaggaggtggaagaggaagaggaggagtcGGGAAACCTGGATGAAGAAGGGATGAAGAAGATGCAGTCAGATGAG GGCACAGCGGGCCTGGAGGTGACGGCTTACAAGGAGATGTCCAGCCTAGTCAATTACGTCCAACCCACCAAGTTCATCTCCTTCGAGTCCTCTGCCC AGAAGAACCGAAGTTATgtcatttcctccttcacggAGCTCAAGGCTTACGACCTGCTCTCCAAGTCCTCAGTGCAGTTTGTGGA CTACAACAAGCGCCAGATGAGCCGCATCTACCCCAAGGGCACCCGCATGGACTCCTCCAACTACATGCCCCAGATGTTCTGGAATGCTGGTTGCCAGATGGTTGCCCTCAACTTCCAGACGATGG ACCTGCCCATGCAGCAGAACATGGCGCTCTTTGAGTTCAACGGGCAGAGTGGCTACCTCCTCAAGCATGAGTTCATGCGCCGGTTGGACAAGCAGTTCAACCCCTTCTCAGTGGACCGCATCGACGTGGTGGTAGCCACCACCCTTTCCATTACG GTGATCTCTGGGCAGTTCCTGTCAGAACGCAGTGTGCGCACCTATGTGGAAGTGGAGCTGTTTGGCCTTCCTGGGGACCCCAAGAGGCGCTATCGCACCAAGCTGTCACCCAGTACCAATTCCATCAATCCTGTCTGGAAGGAGGAGCCCTTTGTCTTTGAAAAG ATCTTGATGCCTGAGCTGGCCTCCCTCAGGGTGGCTGTGATGGAGGACGGCAACAAGTTTCTTGGACACCGCATCATCCCCATCAATGCCCTGAATTCTG GATACCACCACCTGTGCTTGCACAGCGAGAGCAACATGCCGCTCACCATGCCTGCACTCTTTGTCTTCCTGGAGATGAAGGACTATGTGCCTGACACCTGGGCAG ATCTCACGGTGGCCCTCGCCAATCCCATCAAGTTCTTCAGTGCTCATGATAAGAAGTCTGTGAAGCTCAAGGAAGCCATGGGAGGCCTGCCTGAG AATCCCTTCCCTCTCGGGAGTCCAGTTGCCCGCCAGGTCAATGGGGCATCAGCTTTACCGAGCAACGGGTCAGCAG CAGCCCAGGCCAAGGCCAGGGAGGAGGCCACGAAAGACGCTGCGG CAGAGCCGCGGACCGCTAGCCTGGAGGAGCTGCGGGAGCTGAAGAGCGTCGTGAAGCTGCAGCGGCGGCACGAGAAGGAGCTGCGGGAGCTGGAGCGGCGCGGCGCGCGGCGCTGGGAGGAGCTGCTGCAGAGGGGCGCGGCGCAGCGGGCCGAGCTCCGGCCGCCGGGCGCTGGGGGCGGCGGCGAGGGCCGGGGCCGCAAGCTCGGCCCGGGGAAAGGCTCCCGCAAAAACAG GACCCCGCCGGGCGAGGACCCCGCCGGGTCGGCGCCGGCCGAAGGCCCCGAGGGCGCGGGCGCGCATCTGCGAGAGCTGAGGGAcaggctggagctggagctgctgcAGCAGGGCGAGGAGCAGTGCGAGTGTGTCTGGAGGTGCAGGGCGCAGCAAGTGGCCGAG cAAATGACCAAGATGATGGAGCTGGCCAGAGAGAAACAGGCTGCAGAGCTGAAGACCCTCAAGGAGACTTTGGAGAC TGACACCAAAGAGGTGAAGAAAAAGCTGGAGGCCAAGAGGCTGGATCGGATCCAGGCCATGATGAAGGTCACCACAGACAAGATGGCTCAGGAGAG GTTGAAGAGAGAGATTAACAACTCCCACATCCAGGAGGTGGTGCAGGTCCTCAAGCAG ATGACGGAGAACCTGGAGAGGCACCAGGAGAAGCTGGAAGAGAAGCAGGCAGCCTGCCTGGAACAGATCCGGGAGATGGAAAAGCAg TTCCAGCAGGAGGCGCTGGCACAGTACGAGGCCAAGATGAAGGGCCTGGAGGTGGAAGTGAAGGAGTCGGTGAGGACCTGCCTCAGGGCCTGCTTGCCCTCTGCGGAGGAGGACAAGCCTGAGAGGCCCTGCAGGGTCTCCAGGGAGCTGTGTGAGCAGGATGCACTCACAGAGAAGACAGACGCCGAGGAGACCCTCCTCTGA